In one Pseudarthrobacter oxydans genomic region, the following are encoded:
- a CDS encoding TIGR03085 family metal-binding protein, which yields MHFVEPSREVLAETLLAAGPDAPTLCKGWRTRDLAAHLYLRERKAAVGLGLIIKRLAKASDQATARLAAKLTTPEEYAKLVNTFRAGPPALSPMNIKALDESSNLIEYFVHTEDIRRAVDRWAPRALDEAYSEALWDELVKRAAILYRGVDLGIVLVRPSGPRHVAKRAPVSVAIVGEPGELLMHAHGRTRHALVTFEGQPDAVALLQSAEVGL from the coding sequence ATGCATTTCGTCGAACCGTCCCGAGAAGTCCTTGCCGAGACCCTGCTTGCGGCGGGACCTGACGCGCCCACGCTCTGCAAGGGCTGGCGTACCAGGGACCTTGCCGCCCACCTTTACCTGCGCGAACGCAAGGCGGCCGTGGGGCTGGGCCTGATCATCAAGCGCCTCGCCAAGGCCTCGGACCAGGCGACTGCCAGGCTCGCCGCGAAGCTCACCACGCCCGAGGAGTACGCGAAACTCGTCAACACCTTCCGCGCGGGGCCCCCGGCACTGTCGCCGATGAACATCAAGGCGCTGGACGAAAGCTCCAACCTCATCGAGTACTTCGTCCACACGGAGGATATCCGCCGGGCGGTTGACCGCTGGGCGCCCCGGGCACTGGACGAGGCCTACTCGGAAGCCCTGTGGGACGAACTCGTCAAACGCGCCGCGATCCTGTACCGCGGTGTGGACCTGGGCATCGTCCTGGTGCGCCCGTCCGGGCCGCGCCATGTGGCCAAGCGGGCCCCTGTTTCGGTGGCCATCGTGGGCGAGCCGGGCGAACTGCTGATGCATGCCCACGGCCGGACCCGCCACGCGCTGGTGACCTTCGAAGGCCAGCCGGACGCCGTCGCGCTGCTCCAGTCAGCGGAAGTCGGGCTCTAA
- the ribB gene encoding 3,4-dihydroxy-2-butanone-4-phosphate synthase → MNAAVKLEQAGPAGSAAPAARTGGPAAALGLDTIEEAVRAIAAGRPVLVVDNEDRENEGDIIFAAQHATPALMGWTIRYSSGVICVPLSGDRADALALPPMVAVNEDAKGTAYTVSCDAALGVSTGISATDRALTARVLADPQAGPAAVTRPGHIFPLRAVKGGVRERPGHTEAAVDLCRLAGLEAVGVIAEVVYDDGEMMRLDGLRAFAAEHGCPLISIEDLVAYLEAAGTSVGSNTRAGRAGGEEEIR, encoded by the coding sequence ATGAACGCCGCAGTAAAGCTGGAACAGGCAGGGCCGGCCGGATCCGCCGCCCCTGCTGCCCGAACCGGCGGGCCAGCGGCTGCCCTTGGACTCGACACCATCGAAGAAGCCGTACGGGCCATCGCCGCCGGCAGGCCTGTGCTGGTGGTGGACAACGAGGACCGGGAGAACGAGGGCGACATCATCTTCGCCGCCCAGCATGCCACCCCGGCCCTGATGGGGTGGACCATCCGCTACAGCTCCGGTGTTATCTGTGTTCCGCTGTCCGGGGACCGGGCGGACGCCCTGGCACTGCCGCCGATGGTGGCGGTCAACGAGGACGCCAAAGGTACGGCCTACACGGTGTCCTGTGATGCCGCCTTGGGTGTGAGCACCGGGATCTCCGCAACTGACCGGGCCCTGACGGCCCGCGTCCTCGCGGATCCGCAGGCCGGGCCGGCGGCCGTGACCCGTCCGGGGCATATTTTCCCGCTGCGGGCCGTTAAAGGGGGAGTGCGGGAACGCCCCGGCCACACCGAAGCGGCCGTGGACCTGTGCCGGCTCGCCGGACTGGAAGCTGTGGGCGTAATCGCCGAAGTTGTCTACGACGACGGTGAGATGATGCGGCTGGACGGGCTTCGCGCCTTCGCTGCCGAACACGGGTGCCCACTGATCTCGATTGAAGACCTGGTGGCCTACCTCGAGGCAGCGGGCACATCGGTTGGCAGCAATACCCGGGCAGGACGCGCGGGCGGAGAAGAGGAGATACGATGA
- the rpe gene encoding ribulose-phosphate 3-epimerase, whose translation MTQCCINPSILSADFVNLEAELQRISTADAVHVDVMDNHFVPNLTIGLPVVQRIQEVSPIPLDAHLMIADADRWAPGFADAGLASVTFHAEASIAPVKLARELRSRGSKAGMAIRPATPVEPYLDMLSELDMLLIMTVEPGFGGQAFLDLTLPKIRRARAAIDGSGIGVAIQVDGGITEETIVRAAEAGANVFVAGSAVYGAGDPAAAIERLRREAGRTLHAVTGE comes from the coding sequence TCAACCTGGAGGCCGAGCTGCAGCGCATCAGCACCGCTGACGCCGTGCACGTGGACGTCATGGACAACCACTTCGTCCCCAACCTGACCATCGGACTGCCTGTGGTGCAGCGCATCCAGGAGGTGAGCCCCATACCCCTGGACGCGCACCTGATGATCGCTGACGCAGATCGTTGGGCGCCGGGCTTCGCCGACGCCGGCCTGGCGTCCGTCACGTTTCACGCGGAGGCGTCGATCGCGCCCGTGAAGCTGGCGCGCGAACTTCGCAGCAGGGGGTCGAAAGCCGGCATGGCAATCCGGCCGGCTACCCCCGTGGAGCCCTACCTGGACATGCTGTCCGAGCTGGACATGCTGCTCATCATGACGGTGGAGCCCGGATTCGGCGGCCAGGCCTTCCTGGACCTCACCCTGCCCAAGATCCGGCGGGCCAGGGCTGCCATCGACGGCTCCGGGATCGGGGTGGCCATCCAGGTTGACGGCGGCATCACTGAAGAAACAATCGTCCGGGCCGCGGAAGCAGGCGCCAACGTATTCGTTGCCGGCTCCGCCGTCTACGGCGCCGGAGACCCCGCGGCGGCCATCGAGAGGCTGCGCCGGGAGGCAGGCAGGACGTTACACGCGGTGACGGGGGAATAG
- a CDS encoding Trp biosynthesis-associated membrane protein, whose translation MTDSGPAAAQTGTAGRRTPAWARKSTLVLLIAVLALAVFGTTTQTWMTVTLDPNQVGQAGAAQDALEVQGSKAATTVTALALVALAGGLAAAIAGRIARWIITAIIVLASAGIVAAAATVLANPLAAAQGSIAEATGITGSQALVAVTAFPVLAVVAGCLLALAALVIPFAARHWKARTKYDVPATGSVAASGPVDEIDSWDRLSRGDDPT comes from the coding sequence GTGACTGACAGCGGACCGGCGGCAGCGCAAACGGGGACTGCCGGCAGGCGCACGCCGGCGTGGGCACGCAAGTCCACGCTGGTGCTGCTTATTGCGGTCCTGGCGCTGGCGGTCTTCGGCACCACCACCCAAACCTGGATGACCGTCACGCTCGATCCGAACCAGGTGGGCCAGGCAGGGGCCGCACAGGACGCGCTTGAGGTCCAGGGAAGCAAGGCTGCCACCACCGTCACTGCGCTGGCGCTGGTGGCCCTCGCCGGCGGCCTGGCGGCAGCCATAGCGGGCAGGATTGCGCGGTGGATCATCACCGCCATCATTGTCCTTGCCTCCGCTGGAATTGTTGCCGCAGCAGCAACAGTCCTGGCCAACCCGCTGGCGGCCGCCCAGGGCTCCATTGCGGAAGCGACCGGCATCACCGGAAGCCAGGCGCTTGTTGCCGTCACCGCCTTTCCCGTCCTCGCCGTCGTGGCAGGCTGCCTGCTGGCCCTCGCCGCGCTGGTTATTCCCTTCGCCGCGCGGCACTGGAAGGCGCGGACGAAATATGACGTGCCGGCCACGGGCAGCGTTGCCGCCTCCGGTCCCGTGGATGAAATCGACAGCTGGGACCGGCTGTCACGGGGCGACGATCCCACCTGA
- a CDS encoding HGxxPAAW family protein — translation MSKAPASVSKSGTRTVAPGAIDHSQELGHGNSPAAWTCVIVMLVGALIASIAFVIASTPIFIAGAGVMVLGLILGYVMRKAGYGVEGSKLKNSGH, via the coding sequence ATGAGCAAAGCACCTGCGTCCGTTTCCAAGTCCGGCACCCGAACGGTGGCCCCCGGCGCCATCGACCACAGCCAGGAACTCGGCCACGGCAACAGCCCCGCAGCCTGGACCTGCGTCATCGTCATGCTGGTGGGCGCCCTCATCGCATCCATTGCCTTCGTGATCGCCAGCACGCCCATCTTCATCGCCGGCGCCGGCGTCATGGTGCTGGGCCTGATCCTCGGATACGTCATGCGCAAGGCAGGCTACGGCGTCGAAGGCAGCAAGCTGAAGAACTCCGGCCACTGA
- the ribH gene encoding 6,7-dimethyl-8-ribityllumazine synthase, whose product MSGHGAPDIDLTTLNPAETSQLRLAIVAASWHTQIMDGLLDGALRAAKDAGIAEPTVLRVPGSFELPVAAARLAPHFDAVVALGVVIRGGTPHFDYVCQAATSGLTDVSVRTGVPVGFGVLTCDTEQQGLDRAGLPGSKEDKGHEAVTAALATAVVLKQYGK is encoded by the coding sequence ATGAGCGGACACGGCGCCCCCGACATCGACCTCACCACCCTCAACCCCGCGGAAACCTCGCAGCTGCGGCTGGCCATCGTGGCAGCAAGCTGGCACACGCAGATCATGGATGGCCTCCTGGACGGCGCCCTGCGGGCCGCCAAGGACGCCGGGATTGCCGAGCCCACTGTCCTGCGCGTCCCCGGCAGCTTTGAGCTTCCCGTGGCTGCCGCGCGGCTGGCGCCGCACTTTGACGCCGTGGTTGCCCTCGGCGTCGTCATCCGTGGCGGAACCCCGCACTTTGACTACGTGTGCCAGGCCGCGACGTCGGGCCTCACTGATGTCAGTGTGCGCACCGGGGTCCCGGTGGGCTTCGGCGTCCTGACGTGCGATACAGAACAGCAGGGCCTGGACCGTGCGGGCCTGCCGGGCTCCAAGGAAGACAAAGGCCACGAGGCCGTCACCGCGGCCCTCGCCACTGCCGTTGTGCTCAAGCAGTACGGCAAGTAG
- the hisF gene encoding imidazole glycerol phosphate synthase subunit HisF — MAVAVRVIPCLDVDAGRVVKGVNFEGLRDAGDPVELAHRYDNAGADELTFLDVTASSGNRETTFDVVRRTAEEVFIPLCVGGGVRGVAEVDKLLRYGADKASINTAAVARPDVINEITRHFGSQVLVLSVDARRTRPGSRPTPSGFEVTTHGGRTGTGIDAIEWAREAADRGVGEILLNSIDADGTKDGFDLELIKLVRAAVKVPIIASGGAGEPAHFPPAVAAGADAVLAASIFHWGPDNMMSQVKDAIRDAGFEVR, encoded by the coding sequence ATGGCTGTAGCTGTACGAGTCATTCCCTGCCTCGACGTGGACGCCGGGCGCGTCGTCAAAGGCGTCAACTTCGAGGGCCTGCGCGACGCCGGCGACCCCGTGGAGCTCGCCCACCGCTACGACAACGCCGGGGCGGATGAACTGACCTTCCTGGACGTGACGGCGTCCTCCGGCAACCGCGAAACCACGTTCGATGTAGTCCGCAGGACGGCCGAAGAGGTCTTCATCCCGCTGTGCGTTGGGGGCGGCGTGCGGGGAGTCGCGGAGGTGGACAAGCTGCTGCGCTACGGCGCGGACAAGGCGTCCATCAACACGGCGGCGGTGGCGCGGCCGGATGTCATCAACGAGATTACCCGGCACTTCGGTTCCCAGGTCCTCGTCCTGTCCGTGGACGCCCGCCGCACCCGCCCGGGATCCCGGCCAACGCCGTCGGGATTTGAAGTGACTACCCACGGCGGACGCACGGGCACCGGGATCGACGCCATTGAATGGGCCAGGGAAGCCGCGGACCGCGGCGTGGGGGAGATCCTGCTGAACTCCATTGATGCCGACGGCACCAAGGACGGGTTCGACCTCGAACTGATCAAGCTGGTCCGGGCCGCCGTCAAGGTGCCCATCATCGCCTCCGGCGGCGCGGGAGAGCCTGCGCACTTTCCGCCCGCCGTCGCGGCCGGAGCTGACGCCGTCCTGGCAGCATCCATCTTCCACTGGGGCCCGGACAACATGATGTCGCAGGTCAAGGACGCCATCCGGGACGCGGGTTTCGAAGTCCGCTGA
- a CDS encoding anthranilate synthase component I, translated as MQDLGIISPGLEEFRELAGHSRVIPVRLKVLADAETPIGLYRKLAQGQPGTFLMESAAVGGAWSRYSFIGAKSRATLTTKDGQAHWLGEPPAGVPVDGSPVDAIRDTIEALRTDRFEGLPPFTSGLVGFLGWETVRHWERLVSPPEDDLHLPEMALNLVTDMAVHDNVDGTVLLIANAINFDNSSERVDEAWHDAVARVKALLAKVSSPVAQPVSVLAPAALDFASSVQERWDEAEYLAALDRGKEAIVDGEVFQVVISRRFEMECKASALDVYRVLRNTNPSPYMYIFSLEDADGREYSIVGSSPEALVTVTGEEVITHPIAGSRPRGKTVEADKALADELLADQKERAEHLMLVDLSRNDLSKVCVAGTVDVTQFMEVERFSHIMHLVSTVVGRLSPKAKAYDVLKATFPAGTLSGAPKPRALRLLDELEPHRRGIYGGVVGYLDFAGDMDMAIAIRSALIRDGRAYVQAGGGIVADSVNPTEALETVNKAAAPLRAVHTAGSLQNISADSLPGADSR; from the coding sequence ATGCAGGACCTTGGAATCATCAGCCCCGGCCTTGAGGAGTTCCGGGAACTGGCCGGCCACAGCCGCGTCATCCCCGTCCGGCTCAAGGTGCTCGCGGACGCCGAGACGCCCATCGGCCTTTACCGCAAGCTGGCGCAGGGGCAGCCTGGCACCTTCCTGATGGAATCCGCTGCGGTGGGCGGCGCCTGGTCCCGTTACTCGTTCATCGGCGCCAAATCCCGGGCAACATTGACCACCAAGGACGGCCAGGCGCACTGGCTGGGTGAACCGCCCGCGGGTGTCCCCGTGGACGGCAGCCCCGTCGACGCCATCCGCGACACCATCGAAGCCCTCCGCACCGACAGGTTCGAGGGGCTGCCGCCGTTCACCTCCGGCCTGGTGGGATTCCTGGGCTGGGAGACCGTCCGGCACTGGGAACGCCTGGTGAGCCCGCCGGAGGACGACCTGCACCTGCCGGAGATGGCGCTGAACCTGGTGACCGACATGGCCGTCCACGACAACGTTGACGGCACGGTGCTGCTCATTGCCAACGCCATCAACTTCGACAACAGCTCCGAACGGGTGGATGAGGCCTGGCACGATGCCGTGGCCAGGGTCAAGGCGCTCCTTGCCAAGGTCAGCAGCCCCGTTGCGCAGCCCGTGTCCGTCCTCGCTCCGGCGGCACTGGACTTCGCCTCCAGCGTCCAGGAACGCTGGGACGAAGCCGAGTACCTGGCGGCCCTGGACCGTGGCAAGGAAGCCATCGTTGATGGTGAGGTGTTCCAAGTGGTCATCTCGCGCCGCTTCGAGATGGAATGCAAGGCGTCCGCCTTGGACGTCTACCGGGTCCTGCGGAACACCAACCCCAGCCCGTACATGTACATTTTCAGCCTCGAGGACGCCGACGGCCGGGAGTACTCGATTGTGGGTTCCTCGCCGGAGGCCCTCGTCACGGTGACCGGTGAAGAAGTCATAACCCACCCCATCGCCGGCTCGCGCCCGCGCGGCAAGACGGTGGAGGCGGACAAAGCCCTCGCCGACGAGTTGCTGGCGGACCAGAAGGAACGCGCCGAACACCTGATGCTCGTGGACCTCTCACGCAACGATCTCTCCAAGGTCTGCGTAGCGGGAACCGTGGACGTCACGCAGTTCATGGAGGTGGAACGCTTCAGCCACATCATGCACCTGGTGTCCACCGTCGTTGGCCGGCTCTCGCCCAAGGCCAAGGCCTATGACGTGCTCAAGGCCACGTTCCCGGCCGGCACCCTGTCCGGGGCCCCGAAACCCCGCGCCCTGCGCCTCCTGGACGAACTCGAGCCGCACCGCCGGGGTATCTACGGCGGCGTGGTTGGCTACCTGGACTTCGCCGGCGACATGGACATGGCCATTGCCATCCGTTCGGCGCTGATCCGGGACGGGCGTGCGTACGTCCAGGCCGGAGGCGGGATCGTTGCTGATTCGGTCAACCCGACGGAGGCCCTGGAAACGGTCAACAAGGCAGCGGCACCGCTCCGGGCGGTCCACACGGCCGGTTCCCTGCAGAACATTTCGGCGGACTCGCTGCCCGGGGCGGACTCCCGGTGA
- a CDS encoding riboflavin synthase translates to MFTGIIAEQGHVLSVERDGNASATVRLHAPGTTEGLALGGSIAVNGVCLTATEINGKEFSVDVMGETLVRSTIGELAPGDSVNLERCVPAGGRLDGHVVQGHVDGVGVLLEREALGNWERLRFGVPANLARYIAEKGSIAIDGVSLTVTAVSEASEQAPWFEVGLIPTTLAETGLGAKSTGSRVNLEVDVLAKYTERLLAFNAPSPAAVEGGTR, encoded by the coding sequence ATGTTTACCGGAATTATTGCCGAACAAGGGCACGTCCTGTCCGTGGAGCGGGACGGGAACGCCAGCGCTACCGTGCGGCTGCACGCGCCCGGCACCACCGAAGGGCTCGCGCTCGGCGGCTCCATCGCCGTCAACGGGGTGTGCCTCACGGCCACGGAGATCAACGGCAAGGAATTCAGCGTTGACGTGATGGGGGAAACCCTGGTCCGCAGCACCATTGGCGAACTTGCTCCGGGTGATTCGGTCAACCTTGAACGCTGCGTTCCGGCCGGCGGCCGGCTTGACGGGCATGTGGTGCAGGGGCACGTGGACGGCGTCGGGGTGCTGCTGGAACGCGAGGCCCTCGGCAACTGGGAGCGGCTTCGGTTCGGCGTGCCCGCCAACCTGGCGCGCTACATAGCGGAAAAGGGCTCCATCGCCATCGACGGCGTCTCGCTCACGGTGACCGCAGTCAGTGAGGCCAGTGAGCAGGCTCCCTGGTTTGAGGTGGGGCTCATTCCCACAACCCTGGCTGAAACCGGCCTCGGCGCCAAGAGCACCGGCAGCCGGGTGAACCTGGAAGTGGACGTCCTGGCCAAGTACACCGAACGCCTGCTGGCGTTCAATGCCCCGTCGCCCGCCGCCGTTGAGGGAGGGACCCGATGA
- a CDS encoding phosphoribosyl-ATP diphosphatase has product MKNFETLFAELSEKAATRPEGSRTVAELESGVHGIGKKVVEEAAEVWMAAEYESDEAAAEEISQLLYHLQVLMLAKGLTLEDVYKHL; this is encoded by the coding sequence GTGAAGAATTTCGAGACGCTGTTCGCTGAGCTCAGCGAGAAGGCAGCCACCCGCCCGGAAGGCTCCCGCACCGTCGCTGAATTGGAGTCCGGTGTTCACGGCATCGGCAAGAAAGTCGTTGAGGAAGCAGCCGAAGTGTGGATGGCTGCCGAATATGAATCCGATGAAGCCGCGGCCGAGGAAATCTCCCAGCTGCTGTACCACCTGCAGGTCCTGATGCTCGCCAAAGGCCTCACCCTGGAAGACGTCTACAAGCATCTGTAG
- the ribD gene encoding bifunctional diaminohydroxyphosphoribosylaminopyrimidine deaminase/5-amino-6-(5-phosphoribosylamino)uracil reductase RibD, whose amino-acid sequence MGAALEAALRGPRGANPLVGAVVVDPAGRHLVTGFHRGAGTAHAEADAISQATAAGLDLSGCTMVVTLEPCNHVGRTGPCAEAIIAAGITDVVYAVDDPHDPAAGGAATLRAAGVRVRSGLGAAESLDLNRQWFEAVTAKRPFVTLHIAQTLDSRIAAEDGTSQWISSPESLADNHAIRSRIDAILVGTQTVLVDNPRLTARNASGALAASQPVRAVMGLRDFPAGAAVRGTDGLVAHLRTRDPREALTMLYRSGTRHVMVEGGSRILSAFLSTGLVDELIVYLAPTLLGSGTPALGSLGITTLADAQQWDWDGSDGGAVRKLGRDLRLHLRPQRTVALDPQPTRDSAEPAQGGY is encoded by the coding sequence ATGGGGGCTGCCCTCGAGGCAGCCCTGCGGGGTCCGCGGGGGGCGAACCCGTTGGTGGGCGCCGTCGTCGTGGATCCTGCAGGCCGCCACCTCGTCACCGGTTTCCACCGCGGCGCCGGCACCGCGCATGCAGAGGCGGATGCGATCAGCCAGGCAACAGCCGCGGGCCTGGATCTCTCCGGCTGCACCATGGTGGTTACCCTGGAACCCTGCAACCACGTGGGACGCACAGGCCCTTGCGCCGAGGCCATCATTGCCGCCGGAATAACGGACGTGGTGTACGCGGTGGATGATCCGCATGACCCGGCAGCAGGCGGAGCTGCAACGCTGAGGGCCGCGGGCGTCCGCGTCCGCAGCGGGCTCGGGGCCGCGGAGTCCCTGGACCTGAACCGCCAATGGTTTGAGGCTGTGACGGCGAAACGGCCTTTCGTCACCCTCCACATCGCCCAGACGCTGGACAGCCGCATCGCGGCCGAGGACGGCACCAGCCAATGGATTTCCAGCCCGGAATCCCTGGCCGACAACCATGCCATCCGCAGCCGGATCGATGCCATCCTGGTGGGCACCCAGACCGTCCTGGTGGACAATCCGCGGCTCACCGCCCGGAACGCATCGGGAGCATTGGCAGCGAGCCAGCCGGTGCGGGCCGTTATGGGGCTGCGGGACTTCCCCGCCGGCGCCGCCGTACGCGGAACAGACGGACTGGTGGCGCATCTCCGCACCCGGGACCCGCGCGAGGCACTGACCATGCTGTACCGATCCGGGACACGCCACGTCATGGTGGAGGGAGGCTCGCGCATCCTGAGCGCGTTCCTCTCTACCGGGCTGGTCGATGAACTCATCGTGTATTTGGCGCCCACCCTGCTGGGCTCCGGTACGCCGGCCCTCGGGAGCCTGGGGATCACCACCCTCGCCGATGCCCAGCAATGGGACTGGGACGGGTCCGACGGCGGTGCCGTGCGAAAGCTGGGCCGGGACCTGCGACTTCACCTTAGACCGCAACGGACCGTTGCACTGGATCCTCAACCAACCCGCGACAGCGCGGAGCCAGCCCAGGGAGGCTACTGA
- the ribA gene encoding GTP cyclohydrolase II, whose amino-acid sequence MTASGASGNGHHLSGSGNGHHLEAGNGQMPHPVSGGPIVQLPTAFGDFIAQAWTDLVTGHEHLAVSSPNPPKDGKAPLVRLHSECLTGDVFGSYRCDCGEQLAYALEMIGEQGGTLLYLRGQEGRGIGLANKIKAYALQEAGFDTVEANEQLGLPVDARCYKAAAQVLAEMGLHEVRLLSNNPDKQNRLAKAGVRVVEMVPTEVPSRDQNIRYLQTKKDRMEHRLTLDTHVAAVPAAADSFDHEQD is encoded by the coding sequence ATGACGGCTTCCGGAGCTTCGGGCAACGGCCACCACCTGTCAGGGTCGGGCAACGGCCACCACCTGGAGGCGGGCAACGGCCAGATGCCCCATCCCGTCAGCGGCGGACCCATCGTGCAGCTGCCGACGGCTTTCGGCGACTTCATTGCCCAGGCGTGGACGGACCTGGTCACCGGCCACGAGCACCTTGCCGTCAGCTCCCCCAACCCGCCCAAGGACGGGAAAGCACCCCTGGTCCGGCTGCACTCCGAGTGCCTGACCGGGGATGTCTTCGGCTCCTACCGCTGCGACTGCGGGGAACAGCTTGCCTACGCCCTGGAGATGATCGGCGAGCAGGGCGGCACCCTGCTGTACCTGCGCGGCCAGGAGGGCCGTGGCATCGGCCTCGCCAACAAGATCAAGGCCTACGCGCTGCAGGAGGCCGGCTTCGACACCGTCGAGGCCAACGAGCAGCTGGGCCTGCCGGTGGATGCCCGCTGCTACAAGGCTGCCGCCCAGGTGCTCGCGGAAATGGGGCTGCACGAGGTGCGGCTCCTGAGCAACAATCCGGACAAGCAGAACAGGCTGGCGAAGGCCGGTGTCAGGGTGGTGGAGATGGTCCCCACGGAGGTGCCCTCCCGCGACCAGAACATCCGGTACCTGCAGACCAAGAAGGACCGCATGGAGCACCGGCTGACGCTCGATACCCACGTGGCCGCCGTCCCCGCCGCCGCTGATTCCTTTGACCACGAACAAGACTGA
- the hisG gene encoding ATP phosphoribosyltransferase produces the protein MLRVAVPNKGSLSEAASAMLSEAGYRQRRDSRELVMVDPDNEIEFFFLRPRDIAVYVGQGTLDVGITGRDLLLDAEVEAEELLPLGFAASTFRFAGPVGDFAKVEELEGKRLATSYDGLLRGYLAGRGIKAKVVRLDGAVESSVRLGVADAIADVVETGNTLKAAGMEIFGEPILKSEAVLIRRTGEGGAANGTAKEIEVLIRRLQGVLVARQYVLMDYDIRKELVEQAAALTPGLESPTVSPLRDSDWVAVRSMVPKKETNRIMDELYDLGARAILVSSIHACRI, from the coding sequence ATGCTGCGAGTAGCCGTCCCCAACAAGGGCTCCCTGTCCGAAGCCGCATCCGCCATGCTGTCCGAGGCGGGGTACCGCCAGCGCCGTGATTCCCGCGAGCTGGTTATGGTGGACCCGGACAACGAGATTGAGTTCTTCTTCCTCCGTCCCCGCGACATCGCCGTGTACGTCGGCCAGGGAACGCTCGACGTCGGCATCACCGGCCGCGACCTGCTCCTGGACGCCGAGGTGGAGGCTGAAGAGCTCCTTCCGCTTGGTTTTGCTGCCTCCACGTTCCGTTTTGCGGGTCCCGTGGGAGACTTCGCCAAGGTTGAGGAACTGGAAGGGAAGCGGCTTGCCACGAGCTACGACGGCCTCCTCCGCGGCTACCTGGCCGGGCGCGGCATCAAGGCCAAGGTGGTCCGCCTGGACGGCGCCGTGGAATCCTCGGTCCGGCTGGGCGTCGCGGACGCCATCGCGGACGTCGTCGAAACCGGCAACACCCTCAAGGCTGCCGGGATGGAGATCTTCGGCGAACCCATCCTGAAGTCCGAAGCCGTCCTGATCCGCCGGACCGGCGAAGGCGGTGCCGCGAACGGCACGGCCAAGGAGATCGAGGTCCTGATCCGCCGGCTCCAGGGCGTGCTGGTGGCCCGCCAGTACGTGCTGATGGACTACGACATCCGCAAGGAGCTCGTGGAACAGGCCGCTGCCCTCACTCCCGGCCTGGAATCGCCCACGGTCTCGCCGCTGCGCGACTCGGACTGGGTTGCCGTCCGGTCCATGGTGCCCAAGAAGGAAACCAATCGGATCATGGACGAGCTGTACGATCTCGGCGCCCGCGCCATCCTGGTCAGCAGCATCCACGCCTGCCGCATCTGA
- the hisI gene encoding phosphoribosyl-AMP cyclohydrolase, with amino-acid sequence MSEQPAPVLNPGIAAPAATSPGQSPAPLASPLPAELAAALKRDSAGLMAAVVQQYDTNEVLMLGWMDDEALHRTMTTGRVTFYSRSRQEYWRKGDTSGHVQWVKSVAMDCDGDALLVRVDQVGAACHTGTRTCFDGRDLAVATGQAG; translated from the coding sequence ATGTCTGAGCAGCCCGCCCCCGTCCTGAACCCCGGTATTGCCGCGCCCGCAGCCACTTCGCCCGGCCAGTCCCCGGCTCCGCTGGCGAGCCCGCTTCCCGCGGAGCTGGCAGCCGCGCTGAAGCGTGACAGCGCCGGCCTGATGGCCGCCGTCGTCCAGCAGTACGACACCAACGAGGTCCTGATGCTGGGCTGGATGGATGACGAAGCCCTGCACCGGACCATGACCACCGGCCGCGTTACCTTCTACTCGCGCTCCCGCCAGGAGTACTGGCGCAAGGGGGACACCTCCGGGCATGTGCAGTGGGTCAAATCGGTGGCGATGGACTGCGACGGCGACGCGCTGCTTGTGCGCGTTGACCAGGTGGGGGCCGCGTGCCACACCGGCACACGCACGTGCTTCGACGGCCGGGACCTGGCTGTTGCCACAGGCCAGGCAGGCTGA